Proteins encoded together in one Penaeus vannamei isolate JL-2024 chromosome 9, ASM4276789v1, whole genome shotgun sequence window:
- the LOC113830485 gene encoding uncharacterized protein, whose protein sequence is MKFLVLVLLAVAVAAEQKREAEPHYGHAGHYVHPYRAYGYGYVVPGGHVQVHAVGKREASPEAVHTHGISKREAEAEPEPHIRGYGYGLYRPYGFGLYRPFGYGLFRPFGYGYYW, encoded by the exons ATGAAGTTCCTG GTCCTGGTTCTGTTGGCTGTCGCCGTGGCAGCAGAGCAGAAGAGGGAAGCTGAACCCCATTACGGACATGCTGGACACTACGTCCACCCTTACCGTGCTTATGGCTATGGCTACGTTGTCCCTGGAGGTCATGTGCAAGTACACGCTGTAGGGAAACGTGAAGCCAGTCCCGAAGCTGTCCACACCCACGGCATCAGCAAGAGGGAAGCTGAGGCCGAACCAGAGCCTCATATCAGAGGCTATGGCTATGGACTCTACCGACCCTATGGTTTTGGCCTCTACCGTCCATTTGGCTACGGCCTTTTCCGACCTTTTGGCTATGGATACTATTGGTGA
- the LOC113830482 gene encoding uncharacterized protein: MDDCSWTNGGEDTGVVGGVRWYISRVHPSFATPHPEASAMKFLVLVLLAAAVAAEQKREAEPHYGHAGHYVHPYRAYGYGYGVPGGHVQVHAVAKREAEPEAEPHYYGGHYGGYGYPYGHLYAPHAHSYVHTHGIGKREAEAEPEPHYGGYGYGLYRPYGFGLYRPFGYGLFRPFGYGYYG; encoded by the exons ATGGACGATTGTTCATGG ACAAACGGAGGCGAGGACACAGGTGTTGTGGGCGGAGTCAGATGGTATATAAGTCGTGTCCATCCTTCCTTCGCCACTCCACACCCTGAAGCCTCCGCCATGAAGTTCCTG GTTCTAGTTCTGTTGGCTGCCGCCGTGGCAGCAGAGCAGAAGAGGGAAGCTGAACCCCATTACGGACATGCTGGACACTACGTCCACCCTTACCGTGCTTATGGCTATGGCTACGGTGTCCCTGGAGGTCATGTGCAAGTACACGCTGTAGCTAAACGAGAAGCCGAACCAGAAGCTGAACCACATTACTACGGAGGACACTATGGAGGCTATGGCTACCCCTACGGACATCTCTATGCCCCTCACGCCCACTCTTACGTCCACACCCACGGCATCGGCAAGAGGGAGGCTGAGGCCGAACCAGAGCCTCACTACGGAGGCTATGGCTATGGCCTCTACCGACCCTATGGTTTTGGCCTCTACCGTCCATTTGGCTACGGCCTTTTCCGACCTTTTGGCTATGGATACTACGGGTAA